One Mycolicibacterium sarraceniae genomic window carries:
- a CDS encoding MBL fold metallo-hydrolase: MLTVDDTYTGHVEPQAAARRTLSGATIIKMSVGPMDNNTYLVTCSRTGESLLIDAANDPELLVELVREHGRELTLIVTSHQHFDHWQGLEAVAAATGAPTAAHQLDAEPLSVAPDRFLAGGDTISVGDLVFDVIHLRGHTPGSVALALRPTEERTATHLFTGDCLFPGGPGRTTRPEEFSSLMDGLEAEVFQRFDDATVVYPGHGDDTTLGVERPHLSEWRERGW; this comes from the coding sequence ATGCTAACCGTCGACGACACCTACACCGGACACGTCGAACCGCAGGCCGCCGCCCGCCGGACCCTGTCCGGCGCCACCATCATCAAGATGTCGGTCGGTCCGATGGATAACAACACCTACCTGGTGACGTGTTCCCGGACCGGCGAGAGCCTCTTGATCGACGCCGCCAACGATCCGGAGCTGCTGGTCGAGCTGGTGCGCGAGCACGGCCGGGAACTGACCCTGATCGTGACCAGTCACCAGCATTTCGACCACTGGCAGGGGCTGGAAGCCGTGGCCGCGGCCACCGGGGCGCCGACTGCCGCTCACCAGCTCGATGCCGAGCCGCTGTCCGTCGCGCCGGACCGCTTCCTCGCCGGTGGCGACACCATCTCCGTCGGCGACCTGGTCTTCGATGTGATCCACCTGCGCGGGCACACCCCCGGCTCAGTGGCGCTGGCGCTGCGCCCCACCGAGGAACGCACCGCCACGCATTTGTTCACCGGCGACTGCCTGTTCCCGGGCGGTCCTGGGCGGACAACACGCCCAGAAGAGTTCAGCTCTCTGATGGACGGTCTCGAAGCGGAGGTGTTTCAGCGCTTCGACGATGCCACCGTTGTCTATCCCGGCCATGGCGATGACACCACCCTTGGCGTGGAGCGACCGCACCTATCTGAGTGGCGCGAACGCGGCTGGTGA